Proteins from one Penicillium digitatum chromosome 2, complete sequence genomic window:
- a CDS encoding CTD kinase subunit alpha has protein sequence MAGSRTSPVLRDQWSADPDRDPRDRERRRGRGSGRDRGRNRGRDRGRPYRPNNRNLDRPGRSPPHASRFGPDSSHDLGDFAPDRSPLRGSPPPRNFHNNRRLDLTKPVSSTGDWNTHTPGPFDREALGLRKDESSAGPPQKRQRTRSPSPRGGRGPLPPPRLNYSDNWDIRDRSPSFKKRGGRNQGRGAPRRRSPRRGRDRRGKDRRRPDIPRPGRSRSPVHERGFHPSPDQRSRTPGDDNYSDHGSHYRSNSRHSVRSATSRNSASSRRSRRDSAMNINRPIQSVVDDAARSPSSPRPIPIFDSDNFAPPGEHSTHARDELPTHAMRSDMNNQPRRRPSRPHLKNRPYGNAQYATSTGSYHGSPQPPSPYSGGRGGWTGPPPYSGTGHTSPCRHDDYSSQNGNYFHAQGQFSGLNNHHPQSPFGGPPHRGGHSGSGHRGNLSNQGPDRRFSGSGPHPYHAGPSQRGARGHFNNLQWTASGSRGRGGQHSPHQTHSHGSQTPNRPQSHNDPQSPRAGESDHYARPSSRDEGVNQAQAQPDGGNPQSMPPPTHESNETTPANKGGKFSFAFKSKAAPSPAPKPVPDLAQRMQQVRELVPRVPEPPQQPRNRFTNGPLPKFKPDLRADRRDRDRGRNRDRDRRDFREPREFRDPRDRRDDRRFDQRRDRRQGERLPDKPSDWQDRRRGPSPQPPREALPPKQKRVLTRLKPRPTLPEEFANAESVYYRKPGNESVIGAGTYGKVFKGIHVYTQRKVALKKIRMEGEKDGFPVTAVREIKLLQHLRNHNVVSLLEVMVEKNECFMVFEYLSHDLTGLINHPTFSLTLPHKKDLAKQMFEGLNYLHHRGVLHRDIKAANILISNRGLLKFADFGLARFFSKSRQLDYTNRVITIWYRPPELLLGETRYGPAVDVWSAACVCMEMFTKKAVFPGEGGELSQMDKIYNALGTPTKTEWPDLVEMPWFHLMRPTERRKRVFEDVYRDVLTTGAMDLISSIFRYDPSQRPSAEDVLKHPYFVSEEPAPHPPIELEHVEGDWHEFESKALRKEARRVEYQNQKDRDKRKADASVPSSDRDFKRTKQDSSDRVSAQ, from the exons ATGGCTGGGTCCCGTACGAGTCCTGTGTTGAGAGACCAGTGGAGTGCTGACCCAGACCGTGATCCCCGTGATAGGGAGAGACGGAGAGGTCGAGGGTCAGGCCGCGATCGAGGGAGAAACAGAGGTCGTGACCGAGGCCGTCCATATCGGCCCAACAACCGCAATCTCGATCGCCCGGGGCGGTCGCCACCACACGCGTCCCGCTTTGGCCCTGATTCTTCTCACGACTTGGGTGATTTCGCTCCAGATCGATCTCCTCTTCGAGGTTCTCCTCCGCCTCGAAACTTTCACAACAACCGTCGACTAGATTTAACCAAACCTGTGTCATCAACCGGTGACTGGAACACCCACACTCCTGGACCTTTTGACAGAGAAGCCCTCGGTCTTCGAAAGGACGAATCATCAGCTGGACCTCCACAGAAACGGCAAAGGACGCGAAGCCCTTCACCGCGTGGCGGTCGTGGCCCCCTCCCTCCACCGCGTCTAAATTACTCTGACAACTGGGATATCCGGGATCGAAGCCCGTCATTCAAGAAACGAGGTGGCCGCAACCAAGGTCGTGGTGCCCCTAGACGAAGATCACCACGACGGGGCCGTGACCGCCGTGGAAAAGATCGTCGCCGCCCAGATATTCCACGTCCAGGAAGATCTAGATCGCCTGTTCATGAGCGAGGGTTTCATCCTTCGCCCGATCAACGGTCCCGTACCCCCGGTGATGACAACTATAGCGACCACGGATCTCACTATCGGTCAAACTCACGGCACTCCGTACGGTCTGCAACCTCGAGAAACTCAGCATCGTCTCGCAGGTCACGTCGTGATTCGGCGATGAATATAAACCGACCAATCCAGTCTGTTGTGGACGATGCTGCTCGCTCTCCATCTTCACCGCGCCCAATTCCAATTTTTGACTCTGATAACTTCGCTCCTCCTGGAGAACACTCTACTCACGCGCGAGATGAGTTGCCAACGCATGCGATGCGTTCTGATATGAACAATCAGCCTCGCCGTCGGCCGTCTCGACCGCATCTTAAAAACCGGCCCTATGGAAACGCTCAATACGCAACATCAACAGGCTCATACCACGGTTCGCCCCAACCGCCTTCACCTTACTCTGGAGGACGAGGGGGATGGACTGGGCCGCCTCCGTATTCTGGAACTGG TCATACCTCTCCTTGCCGACATGATGACTATTCATCGCAAAATGGAAATTATTTTCATGCCCAAGGTCAATTTAGCGGTCTGAACAATCATCACCCTCAATCTCCATTTGGCGGGCCTCCTCACCGAGGCGGCCACTCTGGTAGTGGCCATCGAGGGAACTTATCAAACCAGGGTCCCGATCGGCGATTTTCTGGCTCCGGTCCTCATCCGTATCACGCCGGGCCCTCACAACGCGGCGCGAGGGGGCATTTCAACAACTTGCAATGGACCGCATCGGGATCACGAGGCCGTGGAGGACAACATAGCCCCCACCAGACACACAGTCATGGGTCACAAACTCCTAATCGACCACAGTCTCACAATGACCCGCAATCCCCACGGGCTGGAGAAAGTGATCATTATGCCCGGCCCTCCAGTAGGGATGAAGGGGTGAACCAGGCACAAGCCCAACCCGATGGTGGAAATCCCCAGTCCATGCCGCCTCCGACCCACGAATCCAACGAAACAACGCCGGCAAACAAGGGCGGGAAATTCAGCTTTGCTTTCAAGTCCAAGGCTGCACCCTCTCCCGCTCCAAAACCAGTACCTGACCTTGCCCAGAGGATGCAACAGGTCCGCGAGCTGGTCCCTCGTGTACCAGAGCCACCCCAACAACCTCGCAATCGGTTTACCAATGGGCCACTGCCCAAATTCAAACCGGATCTAAGGGCTGATCGCCGTGACCGGGACCGTGGACGAAATCGCGATCGAGACCGTAGAGACTTCCGGGAGCCGCGAGAATTCCGTGATCCACGGGATCGAAGGGATGATCGCCGGTTCGATCAACGTCGTGATCGACGACAGGGAGAACGACTCCCGGACAAGCCCTCGGACTGGCAAGATCGCCGCCGTGGCCCTTCCCCACAACCGCCAAGAGAGGCACTACCTCCCAAGCAGAAGCGGGTTCTTACTCGCCTTAAACCGCGCCCCACACTCCCTGAGGAGTTCGCTAATGCCGAATCTGTGTACTACAGAAAGCCGGGCAATGAGTCTGTGATCGGCGCTGGAACATATGGAAAAGTGTTCAAAGGAATTCACGTCTATACCCAGCGTAAAGTTGCACTAAAGAAGATCCGAATGGAGGGCGAGAAGGATGGCTTCCCTGTCACGGCTGTTCGAGAGATCAAGCTGCTTCAGCATCTCCGAAATCACAATGTCGTCAGCCTCTTGGAGGTCATGGTTGAAAAAAATGAATGTTTCATGGTCTTTGAATACCTCTCTCACGACCTGACTGGTCTGATCAATCATCCCACTTTCTCTCTCACCCTGCCACACAAGAAGGATCTGGCGAAGCAAATGTTCGAAGGTCTCAATTATCTTCATCACCGAGGGGTCCTACATCGCGACATCAAAGCAGCCAACATATTGATCAGCAATCGTGGATTGTTGAAGTTTGCTGACTTTGGCCTGGCCCGATTCTTCTCCAAAAGTCGTCAACTTGACTACACCAACCGAGTGATCACCATCTGGTACCGACCACCGGAACTCCTCTTGGGTGAAACCCGTTATGGCCCGGCTGTCGATGTGTGGAGTGCTGCATGTGTTTGCATGGAGATGTTCACCAAAAAGGCTGTTTTCCCCGGTGAAGGTGGTGAATTGAGCCAAATGGATAAGATCTACAATGCTTTGGGTACTCCTACTAAGACTGAATGGCCTGACCTTGTGGAGATGCCCTGGTTCCACTTGATGCGGCCCACGGAACGAAGGAAGCGCGTTTTCGAGGATGTATACCGTGATGTGCTGACAACTGGTGCAATGGACCTCATCTCCTCGATCTTTCGCTATGACCCTTCACAGCGGCCGAGCGCTGAGGATGTTCTTAAACATCCATACTTCGTATCGGAGGAACCAGCTCCTCACCCACCGATTGA ATTGGAGCACGTTGAAGGTGACTGGCACGAATTTGAATCCAAGGCGCTCCGCAAGGAAGCTCGACGCGTTGAGTACCAGAACCAAAAGGACCGCGACAAGCGCAAGGCCGACGCATCGGTGCCCAGCAGCGATCGGGATTTCAAGCGAACCAAGCAAGATTCAAGTGATCGTGTCTCTGCCCAGTAA
- a CDS encoding Disease resistance protein Aig2, putative produces MGDHVLFFYGTLMAPQILHKVIHGQENPEPWQKAMLRFQPAILHGYRRHRVQNADYPGIVAVPDLAPETEKPAAPNISAGTSVVGTLVSGLTDGDVHRLDRFEGSEYEKRPVIVRTLREVRGGDSSHVGEGATAKNQLREMPNATGAESADEGEGVSAVAYVYTAGKDMLEDTEWDFESFKRDKMAWWVGIGADESKW; encoded by the exons ATGGGCGACCACGTACTCTTCTTCTACG GAACCCTCATGGCGCCTCAAATCCTGCACAAAGTAATCCACGGCCAGGAGAACCCAGAACCCTGGCAAAAAGCCATGCTCCGCTTCCAACCCGCCATTCTACATGGCTATCGCCGACATCGCGTGCAGAATGCCGATTACCCAGGTATTGTGGCAGTTCCAGATCTAGCCCCCGAAACGGAAAAGCCAGCTGCGCCGAACATCAGCGCTGGGACATCAGTCGTGGGAACTCTCGTGTCGGGACTGACTGACGGCGATGTTCACCGGCTGGATAGGTTTGAGGGCTCTGAGTATGAGAAGAGACCGGTTATTGTGCGCACCCTGCGGGAAGTTCGTGGTGGTGATAGCAGTCATGTTGGCGAGGGAGCTACTGCTAAAAACCAGCTGCGCGAAATGCCGAATGCGACGGGTGCTGAGAGTGCTGAtgagggggagggggtttCGGCTGTGGCTTATGTATATACAGCTGGGAAGGATATGCTTGAGGATACGGAGTGGGATTTTGAGTCGTTCAAGAGGGATAAGATGGCGTGGTGGGTTGGGATTGGGGCGGATGAGAGTAAGTGGTAG
- a CDS encoding Peptidase C48, SUMO/Sentrin/Ubl1: MPVFKNLVDLFSNLSPRRQRETEDQRSAIERAQPPPSTPPRSRSAGSGRNPFALLSDEINLTETASPPNTGIVPFPTAVHSYVDTFSSPTGSTTADEPLCPRFSHHFLSSITRQGYSLQMLNKDQQKDSQNRQDEARLLGARYPDSNAVRIKPGAFHSRNKKPGSNFAFSPKDKLSQNARSSGPVRSYGSNQQISRRKSHHFEDDFEESSRPTKMQRQSETSETVDLTAPANSATDRLEQDPTPFVSQRNSTHRNRHEGFMDAETGVRLAHSSIHPQHGQISSAGSRDERFTETAAQQRRDQARSKAPRLYQPNGRASQTSEAIVIGNIEAGPKRAGRNRTAVPSASIHRPVNGRESPDELQGGITTHQVPRSFSGTQLQTTRPSKPGIYTEPPTRKRSPSDARTPEFAPPSPATKKPKVSQKNSDKKHLSRYFRTGSFGKSCNKMEYVPIYSNMEGLELREDVLGQGNTISIPFQQIRQIFIGEPPSRKVRIKMLQSSVQADDQLDVEFWTTDEKLQFVEVLKQGNDNAHRPSKEMKWMDKAFLKYEKQFPQENKLPKKRVLDDLVEDPGPAHSPTPSRRPKLSKSLRDDHGEVNNVNLREIKRVAQEKGKYGNGITDSGTSAKEQQNSRLLNPDTEVDIRSTANPLERETRSSARCVASKPDSSNGDNASEAHSNSLLRDDSFLHKWKKPLVYPRNGKKKAEVTLGDRERLLRDDFLNDNLIALYMRFLQDHLERTNKEAANRIYFFNTYFFATLTNTPRGDRGINYGGVEKWTRSVDLFSYDYIVVPINENAHWYVAIICNLPSLPLGSVDGVERVQTPTLQKESSNASESEIQEIEETPEPETKSNSEPNASNKARQPRDIRKGSETRKDLASLQLEADEHGIPDRKNSEQSTPGENSLPSPNLSKFAAQKLAQDQAAASLPTNKSKKKRTGLKLDPNQTTIITFDSLDMPRSPTIKILREYICREAVSKRGVEPDPTDVKGMRARDIPLQPNFWDCGLYLLAYLEKFIQSPDWFITKVLQRSMNSNNDWPPLGSGLLRYRLGKFLDELYEEQRQADEPVMAARQLVSFLLGPPLPCQAEHADVDVVPESQHETDRPKDPAKTAFSKIEDSSGDSTVDQMHLLPTETLPKSHKATSNPPTDTKPQTHHVAPPKEEPIIQVPGSQEEPKVPGTPPPTRKERRKQSPQGPSRKR; encoded by the exons ATGCCTGTGTTTAAAAACCTAGTTGATCTCTTCTCTAATTTGTCACCGCGACGCCAACGCGAGACCGAAGACCAACGATCTGCTATTGAACGGGCTCAACCACCGCCCTCAACCCCTCCTCGTTCTCGGTCAGCTGGATCTGGTCGCAATCCTTTTGCTCTGCTATCTGACGAAATCAACCTGACCGAAACCGCCTCTCCCCCAAACACGGGGATCGTTCCTTTTCCAACG GCTGTTCATAGTTATGTCGATACTTTTTCGTCCCCAACTGGATCCACAACCGCAGACGAACCTTTGTGCCCACGTTTCTCCCACCATTTTCTCAGTTCCATTACTCG GCAGGGTTATTCGTTGCAGATGTTGAACAAAGACCAACAGAAGGATTCCCAGAATCGGCAAGATGAGGCTCGTTTGCTTGGTGCCAGATATCC TGACTCGAACGCTGTCAGGATAAAGCCCGGAGCATTTCATTCTAGGAACAAGAAACCAGGG TCCAACTTCGCGTTCTCCCCCAAGGACAAACTTTCACAGAATGCCCGAAGCAGCGGGCCGGTCCGTTCCTACGGATCAAATCAACAAATTTCACGGAGGAAGTCGCACCACTTTGAGGATGATTTTGAAGAGTCGAGTCGGCCTACCAAGATGCAGCGCCAAAGTGAAACCAGCGAAACCGTCGACCTTACGGCCCCAGCAAATTCGGCCACGGATCGGCTTGAACAGGACCCCACGCCCTTTGTGTCCCAACGAAATTCAACACATCGCAACCGACATGAAGGTTTTATGGATGCAGAGACTGGCGTCAGATTAGCGCATAGCTCTATTCACCCTCAACATGGTCAAATCTCTTCAGCTGGCTCTCGCGATGAAAGATTCACCGAGACAGCAGCGCAGCAACGGCGTGATCAGGCGAGATCTAAAGCTCCCCGGCTGTATCAGCCCAATGGCAGAGCAAGCCAGACTTCTGAGGCTATTGTGATTGGGAACATTGAGGCCGGACCAAAGAGAGCTGGTCGGAACCGCACTGCAGTTCCTTCTGCGAGCATTCATCGTCCTGTCAACGGCAGGGAAAGTCCAGATGAGCTTCAGGGCGGCATCACCACACATCAAGTACCGAGATCTTTCTCAGGAACACAACTCCAGACCACTCGCCCATCCAAACCAGGAATTTACACGGAACCACCGACTCGAAAACGCTCCCCGTCCGATGCCCGAACCCCGGAATTTGCGCCGCCATCACCAGCTACAAAGAAGCCCAAAGTCTCTCAAAAGAATTCCGATAAGAAACACCTATCGCGATACTTCCGAACCGGCTCCTTCGGCAAATCTTGTAACAAGATGGAATATGTTCCAATCTATTCTAACATGGAAGGTCTTGAACTTCGTGAGGATGTACTCGGCCAGGGCAACACGATATCTATCCCATTTCAACAAATTCGTCAGATCTTCATCGGAGAGCCTCCCAGTAGGAAAGTGAGAATCAAAATGTTGCAAAGTTCCGTCCAAGCAGATGACCAGCTCGACGTGGAGTTTTGGACTACTGATGAAAAGCTCCAATTTGTGGAAGTGTTGAAGCAAGGCAATGACAACGCCCATCGTCCTTCTAAAGAGAT GAAATGGATGGACAAGGCGTTTTTAAAATACGAAAAGCAGTTCCCACAGGAAAACAAATTGCCCAAGAAGCGGGTTCTTGATGACCTGGTGGAAGATCCTGGTCCTGCGCACTCTCCAACTCCCTCACGACGACCCAAACTTTCAAAATCCTTGAGAGACGATCATGGTGAAGTCAACAATGTGAACTTACGTGAGATCAAACGTGTTGCTCAGGAAAAGGGAAAATATGGAAACGGCATCACCGACTCTGGAACGTCTGCCAAAGAGCAACAAAATTCACGACTTCTTAATCCAGATACTGAAGTTGATATTCGATCTACCGCCAACCCACTGGAACGCGAGACCCGGTCCTCTGCCCGCTGTGTCGCTAGTAAGCCCGACTCGTCCAATGGAGACAATGCATCGGAAGCCCACTCGAACTCACTTCTCAGAGATGATTCTTTCCTGCACAAATGGAAGAAACCATTGGTATATCCGCGAAATGGAAAAAAGAAGGCTGAGGTTACCCTCGGCGATCGTGAACGACTACTTCGAGACGACTTTCTGAACGATAACCTGATCGCCCTCTACATGCGTTTCCTTCAGGACCACCTCGAACGCACCAACAAAGAGGCTGCCAATCGAATCTACTTTTTCAATACCTACTTCTTTGCGACTCTCACCAACACCCCACGGGGTGATCGTGGGATCAACTACGGTGGTGTAGAGAAGTGGACTCGGAGCGTCGATCTCTTCAGTTATGATTATATCGTCGTCCCTATCAATGAGAATGCGCATTGGTACGTTGCAATCATTTGCAACTTGCCAAGTTTGCCTCTTGGTTCCGTCGACGGCGTAGAACGGGTTCAAACACCGACTCTACAGAAAGAATCATCCAATGCGTCTGAGAGTGAGATccaggaaattgaagaaacgCCCGAGCCGGAAACAAAGTCAAATTCAGAGCCCAACGCTTCCAACAAAGCCAGACAACCTCGTGATATTCGAAAGGGGTCTGAAACCAGGAAAGACCTTGCTTCCCTCCAGCTTGAGGCGGATGAGCATGGGATCCCGGATAGGAAGAACTCAGAGCAGTCCACACCCGGCGAGAATTCGCTTCCATCCCCAAATCTCTCCAAATTCGCAGCCCAAAAGCTCGCCCAAGACCAGGCCGCAGCGTCCCTACCGACAAACAAatccaagaagaagagaacCGGATTGAAGTTGGATCCCAACCAAACAACGATCATCACGTTTGACTCCCTCGACATGCCTCGCTCCCCCACCATCAAAATCCTACGCGAGTACATCTGCCGCGAAGCGGTGTCTAAACGTGGCGTGGAACCCGACCCGACCGACGTCAAGGGCATGCGAGCTCGTGACATCCCTCTTCAGCCCAATTTCTGGGACTGTGGGCTTTATCTACTGGCCTACTTGGAGAAGTTTATTCAAAGCCCTGATTGGTTCATCACGAAGGTACTACAGCGCAGTATGAATTCTAATAATGACTGGCCTCCACTAGGCTCTGGTCTCTTGCGATACCGTCTTGGCAAGTTTCTGGACGAGCTGTATGAGGAACAGCGGCAAGCCGATGAGCCTGTTATGGCAGCCAGACAACTCGTTTCATTCCTGCTTGGTCCACCCCTTCCTTGTCAGGCGGAACATGCGGATGTCGATGTGGTACCTGAGTCCCAGCACGAAACTGATCGTCCAAAAGACCCTGCAAAGACTGCCTTTTCAAAGATTGAAGACTCAAGTGGAGATTCAACCGTGGACCAGATGCATCTCTTACCTACCGAAACCCTCCCGAAATCACACAAAGCAACCTCCAACCCACCTACCGATACGAAGCCGCAGACTCACCATGTTGCTCCACCGAAGGAAGAACCCATCATCCAGGTACCCGGTAGCCAGGAAGAGCCCAAAGTGCCAGGCACGCCGCCCCCTACAAGAAAAGAACGAAGGAAACAAAGCCCCCAAGGCCCTTCGCGAAAGAGATGA
- a CDS encoding GTP cyclohydrolase I, putative — MGSGSPTGPRASAIPSHMLNGSSPLQRSTGSRDSRERESLNTSIRSSFEPRIPIDFESPESKNKTETETKAETKTGAAPTQAVSSADVPIRSVAPVRPTLNDPPRDPRDEAAPLTPSTTVSRPASPYTLNPPIDFDGLSWPCPGTRQRKESTPEETEQRLEKMSGAIRTILECIGEDPEREGLRETPMRYAKAMLYFTKGYEENVRDLVNNAVFHEDHDELVIVKDIDVFSMCEHHMVPFTGKMHIGYIPDRRVLGLSKLARLAEMFSRRLQVQERLTKQVALAISEVLQPRGVGVVMESSHLCMVMRGVQKVSSTTTTSCMLGCMRSSAKTREEFLTLLNRR; from the exons ATGGGTTCCGGTTCCCCTACAGGCCCCAGGGCCTCAGCTATTCCGTCCCACATGCTAAACGGTAGCTCCCCGCTGCAACGTTCAACGGGCAGCCGTGATTCCCGTGAGCGCGAGAGTCTGAATACATCCATTCGTTCATCTTTTGAGCCGCGAATTCCCATTGATTTTGAATCTCCTGAGAGCAAAAACAAGACCGAGACCGAGACCAAGGCCGAAACGAAGACTGGAGCCGCCCCCACCCAGGCCGTCTCCAGTGCTGATGTGCCAATCCGCAGTGTGGCGCCAGTGCG TCCTACCTTGAATGACCCTCCCCGCGACCCCCGGGATGAGGCTGCCCCATTGACGCCATCAACTACTGTCAGCCGACCTGCCAGCCCCTACACATTGAACCCACCAATCGATTTTGACGGTCTCAGCTGGCCTT GCCCCGGAACCAGACAGCGGAAGGAGTCAACCCCGGAGGAGACCGAACAACGGCTCGAGAAGATGTCTGGAGCTATCCGAACAATCCTGGAATGTATCGGCGAGGATCCGGAAAGAGAAGGACTTCGCGAAACTCCCATGCGATATGCCAAGGCCATGCTCTATTTCACCAAGGGCTACGAGGAGAATGTTCGGGACTTGGTCAACAATGCTGTCTTTCACGAGGATCACGATGAGTTGGTTATTGTCAAGGACATCGATGTCTTTTCAATGTGCGAGCACCACATGGTACCATTCACTGGAAAG ATGCATATCGGATATATCCCTGACCGCCGTGTCCTTGGGTTGTCAAAGCTGGCTCGCCTGGCGGAGATGTTCTCTCGCAGACTCCAGGTCCAGGAGCGTCTAACCAAGCAAGTCGCGTTAGCAATCTCAGAGGTCCTCCAGCCCCGCGGCGTTGGTGTCGTCATGGAATCTTCCCACCTGTGCATGGTTATGCGCGGTGTTCAGAAAGTTAGCAGCACCACTACTACCAGCTGTATGCTTGGATGTATGCGTTCCAGCGCCAAGACTCGCGAAGAGTTTTTGACTCTGTTGAACCGGAGATAA
- a CDS encoding Translation initiation factor eIF4E3, putative, whose product MDNANLWTRRTNSSKLSLSTSGADPKDSARVELPRSSKRFGPDSSHGRSNPFNAISPLSGGVSSPSTNASSAFGLGSGAFASFGAPKTPGGSELKTPGREVTLEHDEATRKAFENHSIAAPGEHPLKSTWIVWYRPPTPKYSDYEKSTVPLASMSSVESFWAVYSHLKRPSLLPTVSDYHIFKKGIRPVWEDEANKRGGKWIVRFKKGVSDRYWEDLLLAMVGDQFAEAGDEVCGAVLSVRGGEDVLSVWTRIDGGRNIKIRETIKRLLAFPADTNIIWKSHDDSIAQRSAIDQARHDKTGTGSGHQERRRTGQDDSDKVKPAVAL is encoded by the exons ATGGATAATGCAAACCTGTGGACCCGCCGGACAAA CTCGTCCAAGTTGTCCCTGTCCACTTCGGGGGCGGACCCGAAAGACAGTGCCCGTGTCGAACTGCCCCGCTCATCTAAGCGGTTCGGACCCGACAGCTCGCATGGCCGCTCGAATCCATTTAACGCAATTTCCCCATTATCCGGCGGCGTTTCATCGCCATCAACCAATGCTTCCTCCGCTTTTGGCCTGGGGTCTGGCGCATTCGCCTCATTCGGTGCGCCGAAGACTCCCGGTGGCTCCGAGTTGAAAACACCCGGACGGGAGGTAACGTTGGAACACGATGAGGCTACCCGCAAGGCTTTTGAGAACCATTCCATCGCTGCTCCTGGTGAGCACCCCTTGAAGTCTACGTGGATCGTCTGGTACCGCCCCCCGACACCCAAATATTCTGACTACGAAAAATCCACCGTGCCGCTCGCTTCGATGTCTTCGGTAGAGAGCTTCTGGGCGGTGTACTCTCATCTTAAACggccttctcttcttcccacAGTTTCCGACTACCATATCTTCAAGAAGGGGATTCGCCCTGTCTGGGAAGATGAGGCGAACAAGCGGGGAGGTAAGTGGATCGTACGTTTCAAGAAGGGGGTTTCCGATCGATACTGGGAGGATCTCCTCTTGGCTATGGTTGGGGACCAGTTTGCAGAGGCCGGAGATGAGGTCTGCGGCGCTGTACTGAGCGTTCGAGGTGGTGAAGATGTTTTGAGTGTTTGGACAAGGATTGACGGGGGGCGCAACATCAAGATCAG AGAAACGATCAAGCGCCTGCTTGCTTTCCCGGCAGACACCAACATCATCTGGAAGAGCCACGATGACAGTATTGCACAGCGTTCTGCGATTGATCAGGCTCGCCACGACAAGACTGGCACTGGCTCGGGTCATCAAGAACGGCGGCGCACAGGCCAAGATGACTCAGACAAAGTCAAACCGGCTGTGGCCCTATGA
- a CDS encoding Histone acetyltransferase type B subunit 2 — translation MDPYEDDAGVGDEHEKDQNQDHEHADEKAINEEYKTWKKNAPFLYDMILSTALEWPTLTTQWLPDKQEIPDKPYSTHRLLIGTHTTGEAPNYLQIAQVQLPNPNAPNPEDYDEEKGEIGGYGGGSKKAQMEIKFNIVQKIDHKGEVNKARYQPQNPNIIATMCTDGRVMIWDRSKHPSLPTGTVNPQMELLGHEAEGFGLSWNPHVAGHLATGSEDKTVRLWDITTYTKGNKAVRPSRTFTHHSSIVNDVQHHPLHSSLIGTVSDDITLQILDTRQDDSTRAAASAEGQHRDAINSISFNPASETILATGSADKTIGIWDLRNLKSKLHSLEGHTDSVQSISWHPFEESVLASSSYDRKIMFWDLSRAGEEQTPEDAQDGPPELLFMHGGHTNRISDFSWNLSDPWVLCSAAEDNLLQVWKVADAIVGKDLEDVPTEEIEA, via the exons ATGGATCCCTATGAAGACGATGCTG GTGTTGGTGACGAGCACGAGAAAGATCAAAATCAGGATCATGAACATGCTGATGAGAAGGCGATCAATGAAG AGTACAAAACATGGAAGAAGAATGCGCCCTTCCTCTATGACATGATCCTAAGCACAGCATTAGAATGGCCAACTCTCACAACTCAGTGGCTTCCAGATAAGCAAGA AATCCCAGACAAGCCTTACTCAACCCATCGTCTCCTAATTGGCACACATACCACGGGCGAAGCGCCAAATTACCTCCAGATTGCCCAAGTGCAACTTCCAAACCCTAATGCCCCAAACCCGGAAGATTATGATGAAGAGAAAGGAGAGATTGGCGGCTATGGCGGGGGTTCAAAAAAAGCACAGATGGAAATCAAGTTCAATATTGTGCAAAAGATCGATCACAAGGGTGAGGTCAACAAGGCCCGTTATCAGCCACAGAACCCGAATATTATTGCGACAATGTGCACGGATGGTCGAGTGATGATCTGGGATCGCTCCAAGCATCCCAGCTTGCCAACCGGAACCGTCAACCCTCAAATGGAGCTCCTGGGTCATGAGGCTGAAGGATTCGGACTTAGCTGGAACCCTCATGTGGCCGGTCACCTCGCAACGGGAAGCGAGGACAAAACTGTTCGACTTTG GGATATTACTACATACACCAAGGGCAACAAGGCAGTCCGACCCAGTCGCACCTTCACGCACCACTCTTCGATCGTCAACGATGTTCAACACCATCCTCTCCACTCCTCTCTCATCGGAACCGTCTCCGATGACATCACGCTACAAATCCTTGATACTCGCCAAGATGATTCTACTCGTGCGGCTGCCTCGGCTGAAGGTCAGCACCGCGATGCCATCAACTCCATTTCCTTCAACCCGGCTTCCGAGACTATTCTGGCAACGGGTTCCGCCGACAAGACTATCGGTATTTGGGATCTTCGTAATCTGAAATCGAAGCTCCACTCCCTGGAGGGCCACACCGATTCCGTTCAGTCTATCTCGTGGCATCCGTTTGAAGAGTCGGTCCTGGCCAGTTCCAGTTATGACCGCAAGATTATGTTCTGGGACCTCAGCCGGGCAGGCGAGGAGCAAACCCCCGAGGATGCTCAAGACGGGCCACCAGAGCT TCTGTTTATGCACGGTGGACACACGAATCGTATCTCAGACTTTAGCTGGAACCTAAGCGACCCTTGGGTCCTCTGTTCCGCCGCCGAGGACAATCTACTGCAGGTATGGAAAGTAGCAGATGCAATTGTGGGCAAGGATCTTGAGGATGTCCCAACAGAAGAAATTGAGGCGTGA